A genomic window from Cyprinus carpio isolate SPL01 chromosome B9, ASM1834038v1, whole genome shotgun sequence includes:
- the kctd4 gene encoding BTB/POZ domain-containing protein KCTD4 — protein sequence MEWNLRRMESELRQINPDLLQPSKSFKKPSSGTITINVGGYLYAAQRQTLAKHPGSLLEEMVTGKKPVVHVDSMGNTFIDRDGPIFRHVLNFLRMGELVLPDDFKEAGLLRREADFYRLSELAQALQDWEQQQATQHEPAFLEVTDSHERSQGLRVYCSDSTFIEKVKNRLVQISKSRLDGFPEEFEVSSNIIQFRHFIKSEQGSRLVLKEDSTFVCTLECLKLEAVMLALKGGFRLLTSLDSSRGSVVQCEALHFVK from the coding sequence ATGGAATGGAATCTCAGAAGGATGGAGAGTGAACTGAGACAGATCAATCCGGACTTGCTGCAGCCCAGCAAgagcttcaagaaaccttcctctGGTACCATCACCATCAACGTGGGGGGCTACCTGTATGCCGCGCAGCGCCAGACCCTGGCCAAGCATCCCGGCTCTCTGCTGGAAGAGATGGTCACAGGGAAGAAGCCCGTGGTGCATGTGGACTCCATGGGCAACACCTTCATCGACCGTGACGGGCCCATCTTTCGGCATGTTTTGAACTTCTTGCGCATGGGCGAGCTGGTGCTTCCCGATGACTTCAAGGAAGCCGGGCTGCTCCGACGTGAGGCCGACTTCTACCGGCTGAGTGAGCTGGCCCAAGCCCTGCAGGACTGGGAGCAGCAGCAGGCCACGCAGCACGAGCCCGCCTTCCTGGAGGTGACAGACAGCCACGAGCGCTCGCAGGGTCTGAGGGTCTACTGCAGCGACAGCACTTTCATCGAGAAGGTGAAGAACCGCCTGGTGCAGATCTCCAAGAGCCGCTTGGACGGATTCCCAGAAGAGTTCGAGGTGTCGTCCAACATCATCCAGTTCCGGCATTTCATCAAGTCGGAGCAGGGCTCTCGGCTTGTGCTGAAGGAGGACAGCACGTTTGTGTGTACACTAGAGTGTCTGAAGCTGGAGGCAGTGATGCTCGCTCTCAAAGGAGGCTTTCGCCTGCTCACCAGCCTAGACAGCAGCCGTGGATCAGTGGTTCAGTGCGAGGCTCTGCATTTTGTCAAGTGA